From a single Falco peregrinus isolate bFalPer1 chromosome 10, bFalPer1.pri, whole genome shotgun sequence genomic region:
- the LOC101922817 gene encoding ADAMTS-like protein 2 isoform X6: protein MPGRAPAAAAPATRRWWAAAPPRRLLRGGCSSSAAWPPLPAASASSSCSSAPPPPPSALSSEAADGAGPWDEEVTKWWGEWSSWSTCSRSCGGGVMSRERHCLRQRLHMPQGTNTTMCVGQARHYQLCQQQPCPANTASFKQQQCSSFNAKAFGKRYYHWMPLYPDDYTSISNKPCDLQCTTRSGERQLMARAQDGTSCKDRTYQGVCINGKCEPVGCDGSLYSPRTMDRCRVCGGDGSTCHRVSGSFRKALSQIGYVFITNIPAGATDILIIERRKTENILALADESGHFFFNGNSAIDNPQNFRVAGTIFKYRRPSSLNSDGLEYIIAHGPTNQSLNAMYYNFNGKMPHITYDYTVPRTPSLRTVAPAVGRPLYHQLPETSQNHPVPANSRAAQDFNATWLSLSPDDTSEQLPLREGHDDLGFGHPHFFQTNSTSQTRDWGWEQGEEKKYDFQIRQVYDANTAGEEEEVEAAAVGRETELALRFNQISISTAVPYSMRRSELSENSRIASSRLRLFRRLCHRDPHNTAFCRELQHLAARLAPRNSTAGPWTTAAWWPQGLHKAPARKNSLEDLKVEAFAGSQGEAANYSMMASVESPLLGASPTADISQAEPLQAPGTESNEFDVSPVGHDDISLADMYRWKVSAYAPCSSTCTSAGISTSYAMCVRYDGVEVDETYCDALTRPEPTHEFCTGRDCQPRWETSRWSECSRTCGEGYQYRTVRCWKMLAPGFDSSVYDDLCEAAGLARPMEKKACKNKACGPQWELSEWSECSARCGTQGTMKREVRCSVEAPLCDESRKPSGEKACTGPPCDRHWTASDWGPVRVVKDA, encoded by the exons ATGCCGGGCCGCGCTCCGGCGGCGGCTGCTCCTGCTACCCGCCGCTGGTgggccgccgcgccgcctcGCCGCCTCCTCCGCggcggctgcagcagcagcgcggcatggccgccgctccccgctgcctccgcctcctcctcctgctcctcagcgccgccgccgcccccctcgGCGCTAAG TAGTGAGGCAGCAGATGGAGCTGGCCCCTGGGATGAAGAAGTCACCAAGTGGTGGGGAGAGTGGAGCTCCTGGTCCACCTGCTCCCGGTCCTGCGGGGGAGGTGTGATGTCCCGGGAGAGGCACTGTTTGCGACAGAG gcTCCATATGCCCCAGGGAACAAACACCACCATGTGTGTTGGTCAAGCCAGACACTACCaactgtgccagcagcag CCCTGCCCAGCCAACACAGCAAGcttcaaacagcagcagtgctccAGTTTCAATGCCAAAGCCTTTGGGAAGCGCTACTACCACTGGATGCCTCTCTATCCAG ATGACTACACCAGTATCTCCAACAAGCCATGTGACCTCCAATGCACCACCCGGAGTGGAGAGAGGCAGCTGATGGCCCGAGCACAGGATGGTACCTCCTGCAAGGACAGGACCTATCAAGGGGTCTGCATCAATGGGAAGTGTGAG CCGGTTGGGTGCGATGGGAGCCTGTACTCACCCCGGACGATGGACAGATGCAGGGTGTGTGGAGGGGACGGCAGCACTTGCCACCGTGTCTCGGGCAGCTTCCGAAAGGCACTCTCACAGATAG GTTACGTGTTCATCACCAACATCCCTGCTGGTGCCACGGACATCCTCATCATTGAGcgcaggaaaacagaaaacatcctaG cACTTGCAGATGAATCTGGGCATTTCTTCTTCAACGGCAACTCAGCCATTGACAACCCCCAGAACTTCAGGGTAGCTGGCACGATCTTCAAGTACCGGCGGCCCTCGAGCCTGAACTCAGATGGACTGGAGTATATCATAGCTCACGGGCCCACTAACCAGTCTCTGAATGCCATG TACTATAACTTCAATGGGAAAATGCCACACATAACTTATGACTATACTGTACCACGGACACCATCTCTCCGAACAGTAGCCCCTGCTGTAGGCAGACCTCTCTATCATCAGCTACCAGAGACCAGCCAGAACCATCCCGTTCCAGCCAACTCCAGAGCTGCCCAGGACTTCAATGCCACGTGGCTCTCCCTGTCACCAGATGACACCAGTGAACAGCTTCCTCTAAGAGAAGGGCATGATGATTTAGGCTTTGGTCACCCGCACTTCTTCCAGACCAACTCCACCAGCCAAACTCGGGACTGGGGCTGGGAACAAGGTGAAGAGAAGAAGTATGACTTCCAGATAAGACAGGTCTACGATGCAAAcacagcaggagaggaagaagaggtggaagcagcagcagttggtagagaaacagagctgg ctctcAGGTTCAATCAGATTTCCATCAGCACAGCTGTACCCTACAGCATGAGGAGATCTGAGCTCTCGGAGAACAGCCGCATAGCATCCTCCAGGCTTCGTCTTTTCAGGCGACTGTGCCACCGAGACCCGCACAACACTGCCTTCTGtagggagctgcagcacctggcagcTAGGCTGGCCCCGAGGAACTCCACAGCAGGACCATGGACCACAGCTGCCTGGTGGCCACAGGGTCTCCACAAAGCGCCGGCCCGTAAGAACTCACTGGAGGACTTGAAGGTGGAGGCATTTGCTGGGAGTCAGGGGGAAGCAGCCAACTACAGCATGATGGCATCTGTGGAGAGCCCTCTGCTAGGTGCCAGCCCAACCGCGGACATCAGCCAGGCAGAGCCTCTGCAAGCCCCTGGCACTGAAAG CAATGAGTTTGATGTGAGCCCCGTGGGCCATGACGACATCAGCTTGGCTGACATGTATCGGTGGAAAGTCTCAGCTTATGCCCCATGCAGCTCCACGTGCACTTCAG CAGGTATCAGTACCTCCTATGCGATGTGTGTCCGGTACGATGGGGTGGAAGTGGATGAAACTTACTGCGATGCCCTAACCCGACCAGAACCTACTCACGAATTTTGCACAGGGAGAGATTGCCAGCCTAG GTGGGAGACCAGCCGGTGGAGCGAATGCTCCAGAACCTGTGGTGAGGGCTATCAGTACCGCACTGTGCGCTGCTGGAAGATGCTGGCTCCAGGCTTTGACAGCTCCGTTTACGATGACCTCTGTGAGGCAGCTGGGTTGGCCAGGCCCATGGAGAAGAAAGCCTGCAAGAACAAGGCCTGTGGGCCCCAGTGGGAGCTCTCCGAGTGGTCTGAG TGCTCGGCCCGGTGTGGCACGCAAGGGACGATGAAGCGGGAGGTGCGCTGCTCGGTGGAAGCACCGCTCTGTGATGAGTCGCGGAAGCCCAGCGGTGAGAAGGCGTGCACAGGCCCACCCTGCGACCGCCACTGGACTGCTTCAGACTGGGGCCCG GTTCGTGTGGTGAAGGACGCATGA
- the LOC101922817 gene encoding ADAMTS-like protein 2 isoform X2, producing MPGRAPAAAAPATRRWWAAAPPRRLLRGGCSSSAAWPPLPAASASSSCSSAPPPPPSALSSEAADGAGPWDEEVTKWWGEWSSWSTCSRSCGGGVMSRERHCLRQRLHMPQGTNTTMCVGQARHYQLCQQQPCPANTASFKQQQCSSFNAKAFGKRYYHWMPLYPDDYTSISNKPCDLQCTTRSGERQLMARAQDGTSCKDRTYQGVCINGKCEPVGCDGSLYSPRTMDRCRVCGGDGSTCHRVSGSFRKALSQIGYVFITNIPAGATDILIIERRKTENILALADESGHFFFNGNSAIDNPQNFRVAGTIFKYRRPSSLNSDGLEYIIAHGPTNQSLNAMYYNFNGKMPHITYDYTVPRTPSLRTVAPAVGRPLYHQLPETSQNHPVPANSRAAQDFNATWLSLSPDDTSEQLPLREGHDDLGFGHPHFFQTNSTSQTRDWGWEQGEEKKYDFQIRQVYDANTAGEEEEVEAAAVGRETELALRFNQISISTAVPYSMRRSELSENSRIASSRLRLFRRLCHRDPHNTAFCRELQHLAARLAPRNSTAGPWTTAAWWPQGLHKAPARKNSLEDLKVEAFAGSQGEAANYSMMASVESPLLGASPTADISQAEPLQAPGTESNEFDVSPVGHDDISLADMYRWKVSAYAPCSSTCTSGISTSYAMCVRYDGVEVDETYCDALTRPEPTHEFCTGRDCQPRWETSRWSECSRTCGEGYQYRTVRCWKMLAPGFDSSVYDDLCEAAGLARPMEKKACKNKACGPQWELSEWSECSARCGTQGTMKREVRCSVEAPLCDESRKPSGEKACTGPPCDRHWTASDWGPCSGSCGEGRMSRFIACRNLEGKVISNSQCDPATKPLAVHPCGDKNCPAHWVEQEWDQCDASCGRGMKTRVVLCAGLENGVYREYPEKRCEASQKPEEQAACFRRPCSTWFTTSWSQCSKTCGTGVRLREVKCYQGEALAQGCDPTSKPEARQTCQLQPCPTEAPEEDCEDKATANCVLVLKVKLCSHWYYRKACCWSCRLKSP from the exons ATGCCGGGCCGCGCTCCGGCGGCGGCTGCTCCTGCTACCCGCCGCTGGTgggccgccgcgccgcctcGCCGCCTCCTCCGCggcggctgcagcagcagcgcggcatggccgccgctccccgctgcctccgcctcctcctcctgctcctcagcgccgccgccgcccccctcgGCGCTAAG TAGTGAGGCAGCAGATGGAGCTGGCCCCTGGGATGAAGAAGTCACCAAGTGGTGGGGAGAGTGGAGCTCCTGGTCCACCTGCTCCCGGTCCTGCGGGGGAGGTGTGATGTCCCGGGAGAGGCACTGTTTGCGACAGAG gcTCCATATGCCCCAGGGAACAAACACCACCATGTGTGTTGGTCAAGCCAGACACTACCaactgtgccagcagcag CCCTGCCCAGCCAACACAGCAAGcttcaaacagcagcagtgctccAGTTTCAATGCCAAAGCCTTTGGGAAGCGCTACTACCACTGGATGCCTCTCTATCCAG ATGACTACACCAGTATCTCCAACAAGCCATGTGACCTCCAATGCACCACCCGGAGTGGAGAGAGGCAGCTGATGGCCCGAGCACAGGATGGTACCTCCTGCAAGGACAGGACCTATCAAGGGGTCTGCATCAATGGGAAGTGTGAG CCGGTTGGGTGCGATGGGAGCCTGTACTCACCCCGGACGATGGACAGATGCAGGGTGTGTGGAGGGGACGGCAGCACTTGCCACCGTGTCTCGGGCAGCTTCCGAAAGGCACTCTCACAGATAG GTTACGTGTTCATCACCAACATCCCTGCTGGTGCCACGGACATCCTCATCATTGAGcgcaggaaaacagaaaacatcctaG cACTTGCAGATGAATCTGGGCATTTCTTCTTCAACGGCAACTCAGCCATTGACAACCCCCAGAACTTCAGGGTAGCTGGCACGATCTTCAAGTACCGGCGGCCCTCGAGCCTGAACTCAGATGGACTGGAGTATATCATAGCTCACGGGCCCACTAACCAGTCTCTGAATGCCATG TACTATAACTTCAATGGGAAAATGCCACACATAACTTATGACTATACTGTACCACGGACACCATCTCTCCGAACAGTAGCCCCTGCTGTAGGCAGACCTCTCTATCATCAGCTACCAGAGACCAGCCAGAACCATCCCGTTCCAGCCAACTCCAGAGCTGCCCAGGACTTCAATGCCACGTGGCTCTCCCTGTCACCAGATGACACCAGTGAACAGCTTCCTCTAAGAGAAGGGCATGATGATTTAGGCTTTGGTCACCCGCACTTCTTCCAGACCAACTCCACCAGCCAAACTCGGGACTGGGGCTGGGAACAAGGTGAAGAGAAGAAGTATGACTTCCAGATAAGACAGGTCTACGATGCAAAcacagcaggagaggaagaagaggtggaagcagcagcagttggtagagaaacagagctgg ctctcAGGTTCAATCAGATTTCCATCAGCACAGCTGTACCCTACAGCATGAGGAGATCTGAGCTCTCGGAGAACAGCCGCATAGCATCCTCCAGGCTTCGTCTTTTCAGGCGACTGTGCCACCGAGACCCGCACAACACTGCCTTCTGtagggagctgcagcacctggcagcTAGGCTGGCCCCGAGGAACTCCACAGCAGGACCATGGACCACAGCTGCCTGGTGGCCACAGGGTCTCCACAAAGCGCCGGCCCGTAAGAACTCACTGGAGGACTTGAAGGTGGAGGCATTTGCTGGGAGTCAGGGGGAAGCAGCCAACTACAGCATGATGGCATCTGTGGAGAGCCCTCTGCTAGGTGCCAGCCCAACCGCGGACATCAGCCAGGCAGAGCCTCTGCAAGCCCCTGGCACTGAAAG CAATGAGTTTGATGTGAGCCCCGTGGGCCATGACGACATCAGCTTGGCTGACATGTATCGGTGGAAAGTCTCAGCTTATGCCCCATGCAGCTCCACGTGCACTTCAG GTATCAGTACCTCCTATGCGATGTGTGTCCGGTACGATGGGGTGGAAGTGGATGAAACTTACTGCGATGCCCTAACCCGACCAGAACCTACTCACGAATTTTGCACAGGGAGAGATTGCCAGCCTAG GTGGGAGACCAGCCGGTGGAGCGAATGCTCCAGAACCTGTGGTGAGGGCTATCAGTACCGCACTGTGCGCTGCTGGAAGATGCTGGCTCCAGGCTTTGACAGCTCCGTTTACGATGACCTCTGTGAGGCAGCTGGGTTGGCCAGGCCCATGGAGAAGAAAGCCTGCAAGAACAAGGCCTGTGGGCCCCAGTGGGAGCTCTCCGAGTGGTCTGAG TGCTCGGCCCGGTGTGGCACGCAAGGGACGATGAAGCGGGAGGTGCGCTGCTCGGTGGAAGCACCGCTCTGTGATGAGTCGCGGAAGCCCAGCGGTGAGAAGGCGTGCACAGGCCCACCCTGCGACCGCCACTGGACTGCTTCAGACTGGGGCCCG TGCTCAGGTTCGTGTGGTGAAGGACGCATGAGCCGCTTCATCGCGTGTCGCAACCTGGAGGGCAAGGTGATCTCCAACTCGCAGTGTGACCCAGCCACCAAGCCCCTGGCTGTCCATCCCTGTGGAGACAAGAATTGCCCCGCACACTGGGTGGAGCAAGAGTGGGACCAG TGTGATGCCAGCTGTGGGCGAGGGATGAAGACCCGGGTCGTCTTGTGTGCGGGCCTGGAGAATGGTGTGTACAGGGAGTACCCCGAGAAGCGCTGTGAAGCCTCTCAGAAACCTGAGGAACAAGCTGCCTGTTTCAGGAGGCCATGTTCAACATGGTTCACTACCTCCTGGTCTCAG